The segment TTCGAATACTTTCAGCAACTGATTTTAAACCTGCACAATGAATTACAGCATAACAAGAAATTTTTTTAAAAATTGAGATTAACTTTTTTTTGTCCCTTATATCAACATCATAAAAAGTTATTTTCTTGTCTGTAATAATTTCTAAATTTTTAATTACACTACTACGGCTATTTGAAAAATTATCAAGAATAATTGGATTATAACCATTTTTAAATAAAGATATAGCGCAATGAGAACCAATATACCCTGCACCACCTGTGATAAAAACATTTTTCACTTTTTAATTTTTTGATTATTTAATTTATTATTACCTAAATTAGCGATCTTCAATATAATAATAAATAATTTGTTTATTATTGATAGCTTAGATGTAACCTAAAACGTATAAGTTCTTATTTAAGTTAAAACTTTGCTTTTGCAATAAAATCTACAATTGAGAGAAGCCAAATATGATGAGTCATTTCTATTATATTATAGTTTTTACTATTTAACCATAAATTTATATTTCCAATTTTTCTTACTTTATTTTTTCCATCAAAACCAGTAAGTGTAATTACTTTACAACCAATTTTTTTTGCAAAATTTGCACCATTTATAATATTTTTAGACTCTCCACTACTACTAATGCAAATTAATAAATCACCTTTATCAGCATAAGAAGATAAAGCTTTTTTAACCCAATTTTCATAACCGTAATCGTTTGAAAAACAGGTTAAAAGATCAGCTTCATTAAAATTAATTGCTCTTATCTTGCACATCTTTGTTAGATCAACAGTGACATGACTTGCTATAGCAGCACTACCACCATTTCCCACTATAATAACTTTTTTTTTATCTTTTTTAATTTTTTTTAAAATTTCAACAATCTTTAAAAAATTTTTATTGTCATAATTTAAATGAATTTTAGAAAACTTATTTAGATAATTTGTAAAATAATTTTTTTTCATAATAGATATATATATAGGTAAAAATTATTTTTATATAATAATTTCAATTAAAATTTAGAGTAAATTATATAATATATAAAAACAAAACTATTCGTTGTTTTAATAAAAAAAAATTGATTAATCAAAAATTGTTTATTATTAACTTAAATATAATTTAATTTTATGAAGTTAAAAACTATCTGTTTTGATATTGATAATATCATTTGTAAAACTAATAATAAAAACGATTACTCAAAATCGTCACCTATAAAAAAAAATATAAAGATTATAAATAAAGCTTATGATAAAGGGCATAACATAATTCTATATACAGCAAGGTATATGGGTAGATGTAATGGAAACTTAAGAAAAGTAAATAAACTAATAAAACCTTTAACATTAAAACAACTAGAAAATTGGAGGGTAAAGTATCATAAAATTTATTTTGGAAAACCAAGTTTTGATTTATTTATTGATGATAAGTCTCTATTTTTTAAAAAAAATTGGGCAAATTTGTTAAAGAAAAAATTAAAGATTTAAATTATTAATTGTGATTTAGATGCTTCATTTAATAAATTTAAATCCTCTCTACTAATAATTTCGTAATTTTTTTTTATTTGAGTTTTTTTATTGTAATTTTTTTCAAAAAATTCATCATATGTGAAACTTTTAAATTCATTTGAACTTATTCCCTTTGGAAATATAGTAATTACCTCCATATCATGTGTTAATTTTTTGATTTTTTTTATATAGGACTCATAAATTGGTTCTCCAATCCGCGGATCGCTATTTGAATAAAAATGGCCCTCGAGCTTAGGCGTGCCTAAATAATCACAGCCAATTAATATTATTCTCTTAAAACCTAAATATTTAGAAATACCGATCATTATCCCCAAAGAACCCTCTGTACAATTGAAATTGTTAGTCAAATCATATTCAAACTCACCATTAGTTGATTTGAGATCTTTAAAAGAATAGAAAAAATTAAGCAATTTGGGTCTCTTAAAAAAACCATAATAATTTGATAAATTTATAAAAAATCTTGTCTGCTTAGCTTTTTTAAAAATATTTTTGTAAATTTTAAGTCTATAATTAATATACAACTTAGATTTATAACGACCACTATAGTTAAATGGATAAAAATCATGTTTTTGAGGAATTACATAAAAATCTGGTTTTAAATTCTCAATTTCTTTGTGGAACATGGCATATGTTGTTCCCATATAAAAGAAACCTTCATGCCTTTTTATATCAAAATATTTTATTGAGCCTCCATTTCCTATAATTACACAAGAATTTCCTTTATATAAATTCTCTAAAGTTTTGTTCTTTTTTAATTTACTTTTATGTAATCTCCAAAAAAAGTTTAAAAAAGATTTTATTAATAGCTTCATATTTTTTTATTATATCATTACTTTTAGAAAAAAAATATGAGTTTAATCTAATTTACTTGTTTCAAAATTATTTAATTTAATTTATTATTCAAAAAAAGAGCCGTTGCTATGAAATTTAAAATTAAAAATAAAACAGCACTTATTATTGGAGCAAGTAAAAATATAGGTAGAAGTATCTCAGTTGCTCTAGCAAAAGAAAAAGTTGCACTGATTATGGTAGCTAGATCAAGAGATAAATTGACTAAATTAAAAAAAGAAGTTGATAAATACTCAAAAAATAACTCTATAATAAAAATAGACCTGAGTATAAAAAGTAACATTAATAAGCTTATTAATAAAGTTAACAAAAATCATAAAAAAATTGATATAATTATTCATAATTTAGGTGGATCACTTAGCATTAAAGATCCATTTGCTTCATCTGTAAAATGGTCAAAAGTTTGGAATATCAATTTGGGTTATGCTATTGATATTAATAATTTTTTTATCCCTAAAATGGCTTTAAATAAATGGGGTCGTGTCATTCATATATCTTCAGCAATAACAACTTCTTTTGATGGATACTCACCATATGCTTCCGCAAAATGTGCCTTAGAGGGATATATTAAATCTGTCAGTAAAGTAGTTTCAAGAAATAATGTTATTATTAGTGGTATAGCACCTGGATTAATTGATAAAGAAGAGGGATATTTTAATTATTTAAAAAATAATAATATTTTAAAATTAAATGAATATTATCAAAATAAATTACCTATTCATAGAATGTGTACGCCAGCTGAAGTAGCAAATACAGTAAAATTTTTATGCTCTGATCTTTCTTCATATCTTCCGGGTGTAATTATTAAACAAGATGGTGTGGGAAATTGAAAAAAAAATGACTAATAAATCAAAACTATCTTTTCATAATGGATTTGAAATCTATGAATCAAATAATATCAAATTATTAACTAAATTAAGAACTGATATTTATTTTGAGATGAAAAAAATCTTTAAGTTAAGTGAAAAAAATCCTGAGAAAGGATTAAATCATTTTCATAAAGCTGTAGGCAACTTATCTAGTAAGGATCTTAATGCAAAAAGAAAAAAATTAATTAATACAGTAACAAAAAAAATTAATTTTGGAGAAATTATTTTTAAAGCATTTGAAAAGTATCTAGTTAATAATTTAGGTCCAGATATAATTGTTCAGAAAAACTGTAATATTGTAATCCAAATGCCAAATGATCCAAATCCATCTGAGATCCATAGAGATGCACCTCTAAACTCGGCATATGAAATTGTAGCATGGATACCTCTTGTAGATTGCTATAAATCTAAAGCAATGTATATTCTGGATTACCCTTCAACCAAAAAAGCATTAAAATTTTTAAAAAAAAATACTAAAGATTGGAAAAAGTTTGAAATTTATAGCAAAAAAATAAAATCAAATCCTGAAGTAAAATTTGGACAGGGACTGTTTTTTTCTTCATGTCTAATTCATGGATCTGACATTAATGTAGAAAAAGAAACAAGAATTAGTTTAAATATAAGATTTAAATCATTATTCTCACCGGCTGGTAAAAAAAATCAGCTTCAATACTTTAAATCTTTAAAACTTAGTAATATTTCAAATATTGGAATAGATTTTGAATCCGGTAACTTATTTGATTAAATCATTTTATTGTTGTATTGACAGTCTTCTTCCGGCAACACAGCCAGAGCAACATATAATCTGTGAAAAAATAGCTAGCTTAAATAATGGAAAAATAATATTTTATGGAGCAGAAGATGTTTTGGTTACTAAGTACCAACCATTTATTTATGAAAAGTTACGCAGGACACCTAAAATTGATGGTGTTATCTTCTTTACAATAGATCAGTTTTGTTATGAAAATTCTTTTAATATCGATTTAATTCGAAAAATAATTGAATTAAAAATAAGTATACACTTTGCTAGAGAAAATATTTCATATTTTAATTTAAAAGAAGTTAAAAACGATTTACCACAAATATATTCTTATTTTTATTCATTTAATAGAGCTAGAAGAAAATATGCAAGTAATATAAAAAAAATATTATAATTTAGTTTAACCACCATTGATTTTTTTTCAAAAAATCACTACCAATTCTTCCTTTAATTTCCCCATGATATAATTTTGAATTAAATATTTTTTTACTTGGAAAAATTTTGATAAATTTTTCATTCAATTTATCACCTTCTTTGTCTTTCCATTCTTTTATATTTCTTTTTGCAGCTTCAATAGCCAATTTTTCTATCTCGTCAGCTGAATTTTGCATTAATTCAATACCTGCATCCTTAAAGTTTTTTGATTTAAGATATACTGCCGACTCACTATTTGTTATTTCTGAAATAGTTAGTCTTCTTGATAATTTTTTACTATAGTAGTGACAGGGTATTGATAACAAACTTGAACATTCCATTCTTAAATCAAATAATGGCGCTATATTAACATAAATGTTTGGTTTTCGAAACATGAGGGTAATGCCATCAAATCCTGTTCCTGTTGTTAAACAGAATTCACATTGTGAGCCTAAATAAATATCCATAAAGTCAGTTCTTAAATTATTATACGCGTAGTCAATTATCATTTTATTATTTGTATCAATTGGTTTTTTTACAACAGCACCCATCCTTATCACGTAATATCCTAGTTTAGTTAATGCCTCACAAGCATTTACAAAATCATTTATATCTGCATCACGATAATCATGAATGCTTATTTTTTTACCGTATAATTTTTCTAGATAAGATGAATCCCTTACGATAAGACAAACAAATTTTGCTTTTTTTGGTAATCCGATTCTTGCTCTTTCTTTTTCTCCATTAATTAAATCATAATTATTTAATTTTATGGTAGCTGGATATTGATCTAATAAATTTAATATATCTCGTTGACCACATAATGTATTTCCACATCTTAAAAACTTTAAAAATTTGAAATAACGAATTTGAAGACATAATGGCCTTAAAATAAATCTTGGAAATATTGTCAATTCCTCTCTCCAAAGTCTTTCAAGCGTTTTATTACATACATTTTTACGTCCTAAATAAAATAGATCTATTGATTTAATTTTCTTTTTTTTTTTTTCTAAAAGATATAACTCTGTATCTAATGTAAAATGCCCAATTCTATCAGACCTTAGAAAGCCAACTTTTATTTTGATAAATGGATAAATAACAATAAGAAAAAATAAAAAAGGTAATGAAAGAGGTAACGTTAAAAAAAGGTCTAATTCATATTTTAATATTCCTATAATTCTTTTATTTATCATTACTTTACTAAATTATAATTTTTAACTGTGCCTATATCTATGAATAGTTTATCAGTTTTGTATGCTGCAATTTTATTTTCCATTGAACCAAGAACTTCTTTACTAAAATCATATGACTCAGGAAATTTTTCAAAAAAAATTTTTAGAAATTCTTTAGATAATATGTAAACAGCACTATTAGCTTCATTTCCATAATTTTTATTCATCTTTTCATAAAATTTTGTGACTATGTTTTTATTATTTTTTTTGATTATTCCACAGGTTGATGGAGTATCTGTTTCAAACGTCATCATACTTAATTGACAGCTCTTAGGTCTATTTATATGAAAATTTATAAAATCTTTTAGATCATCTAAAGTATAGTTATCTGCATGTATAAAAAAACCATCTTGTTCATCAAAAAAAGAAATATTGTTTAATAAAGTTCCAGCTGTTCCTAATAATTCTTTTTCATAAACAACTTTTATTGATTTTTTATATTTTGAAGTATTTATATAATCATTAACTTTTTCACTAAGATAATGAGTATTAATTAGAAAATCACTTATGCCAGCATTTGATAATTTATCTAGCCATATTTCAAGTAATGGTATTCCTTTAATTGGCATAAGACACTTTGGAGTATTATTAGTATATGGCCTTAATCGCATACCTTTGCCAGCACACAATAATATTGCCTTCATATGTTATTGATTTTATTTTGAATTTCTTTTGTTTTTAAAGGTATATTACCCACTCTACTTACTTGAATTCCAGCACCAACAGAACCTAAGTATGCTGCTTCAAAAATATTAGCTCCACAAGAAAGTGCAAGAGCGCTGCATACCAGAAGAGAATCTCCAGCTCCAGCAGGGTCAACTGCATTTGTATTGAATGTATTGAGCTGATCTGTAAATAGTTTATCTTGTACTTTGTTTTTAGAGTGAATTAAAAGACCTTCTTCTCCTAATTTCAGAAGTACATTGTTAGCTTTTGAAATTTCTTTAATCTTATCTGCAAGTACTACTAATCCATCTTCTCGATTTCTCAATGTTATACGGGCCTCATTTTCTGTGGGTGTAATCAAGTCCATATTTCTAAATCTACTAATATCACCAAATTGTGATGACGACTGACTATCTGCAACAATTTTTATTTTTTTAGATATTGCTAATTTAGTTATATGATCAACAACTTTTTGTGGTAACACCCCATAATTAAAATCTGAAAAAATTAATAAATTTGAACTTTCTAATTGTTTTTCAATTTTACTAATAAGAATATTTATAAATTTATCACTTATTGAGTTTTGTTTAAGATGGCTTACTTTAAGTAAGGTCTTATTTTTGTTTCGAAATCTCTTTTTTAATGTTGTTATACGATTATAATCGACAATAATATTGCTATGTACGCCTTGTCTAGATAAAGTTTTTTCAGCAAAATTTTTATTTTCATCATCACCTGACACAGTAAAAATACTGGATGAAGCACCTAGACCAGCTGCATGAGCAGCAACTATACCTGCTCCACCTATATATTTTGAGCTATCTACTGGAGTAACAACAAGAGAAGGGTCTTCTTGAGACATACCAAGTGTTTCACAGTTAATATATTCATCTATTATAAGATCTCCTATCACACTTACTTTAACACTTGAAAAAGTATTCAGTAAATTTGTTAATCTTTCAACCTTAATATTGTGTCTTTTGAGGTAATCATGATGCATTAAAAAGTCCTCGTTTGAGTCATTTTTAATTTCTTTTCTAATCAAATCCATAGAAGATAATAAATTTTCACCTGAGCCAAATAGTAGTTGACCGTTAAACTCTTCTAAAATTTCTTTCTCAACATTAAATTTTTGTTCGTGTTCTTTTCCTTTTACAATAATATCTGGCTTTAATTTTTTGATGAAATCTTCAATTGGCTCATCAATAATCACTGCTTTATCAACTAAGTTATTTGAAGAAATCCCCTCTAGTCTTAAATTTTCATTTATATAAGCAGCCTTCCCAGCATTTCTATCAGATAAAACTCCAACAATAAGTTTTCCGTTCATATCCTTGGCAAATCTAAGAAGTCTTATGTGGCCGGGGTGTAAGACATTAAAAGCACCTGAAATAAAAATTGTTTTATTCACCACTTTAACTCTTTTCCATCATAGTTAAGAAACTTACCATTATGTTTGCGATCGAGTTTAAAAATAAGTTCATAAATTTTTTTTGTTGAATATGCAACGGATAAATCAGCTGCAAATCCTCCTGATTTAGTTCTAACCCATCCTGGGTGTAGAGCAACAATTATCATATTTGTTTTAGATAAGTCATAAGAAATACTTTTTATGGCTGAATTCAAAGCACTTTTTGATATTCTATAAATCATATTCCCACCAACTTTATTATGTGCCATTTGTCCTCTCAAACTTATACTTCCAGCTAAACTCGAAAAAAAAATTGCTCTACATTCTTTTTTTAAAATTTTTTTTTGTAATAAAAGTTCAAAAAGTATAACTGGGTTTATACAATTTATTTTCAAATAAGATTCAAATTGTTTTGAGGACAAACCTTTTAAAAAAACTGTTTTATCTTGTATGTTAGATGATCTATTGTTTGAACCAGTTTGTGCAGCAATTAATAAAATATAATCAATTTTTATTTCTTTTAATGCTAACCATTTCACAAATTTTTTAACTTCTTTTAATCGACTCATATCTAATTTGTAGACGTTTTTATTATTTAATTTTGGTTTAGAGTATCTATAAGTTGCTATTACGTTATGTGTTTTTTTATATATATTAAGAAGTTTTTTACCGATACCCGATCCACCTCCAATAATTAATATATTTTTTTTCATGTATTTTATTCTTTAAATAAATATTAATTGCATATATTTCATATTATTCAGTATATTTAAATATATTATGCATATATCTTTATTTGGCCACACGGGTTTTTTTGGTAGCGAAATATATAAATATCTTAAAACAAAAAAAAAAATTAGTAGTTTGTCTACTTTTTCCTCTCAAGAATTTGATTTATCAAAAAAAAAAGCTGTTAGGAGTCTCTCAAAAAGATACCAAAAAGATTGTACTATTATTTTTTGTTCTGGAATAAAAAAACAATACGGTGATAATTTAAACATTTTTGATTTAAATATAAAAATAATCACTAACTTTGCAAAATCTCTAAATACAAATGTTAAGAAAATAATTTACTTTAGCTCAGCCTCCGTTTACGGAGAAGATAAATTACATAAAAAAAGAATAAATGAAAATACTGAACTAAACCTCAAAAGTTATTATGGTTTGAGTAAATTTATTTCTGAAAGAATTTTAGAAAAAACTGCAAAAGAACTTGGTATTAAATTAATAATTTTTAGAATACCGCTTGTATATGGTGTTGGAGATAGTACAAAAGGATACGGGCCCTCAGATTTTATAAATAGTTTTATTGACAGTAGACCAATCACTCTCTGGGGAAAAGGAGATGAATACAGAGAATTTATATATATTTCAGATATCGTAGAATTAACTTATAAATTTTTAAATAATAAGTCCGAAGGAATATTTAATATAGTCTCTGGCAAAAGTTATACATTTTTTACAATTATTAAAATTTTAAATAAAATATTTTCAAAAAAATATAAGATTAACTATAAAAGAAGATCAAAAAAGAAAGTAGATCATAAATTTGATAATAAAAAAATATTAAAGTTCTCACATGGATACAAATTTCATACATTGGAAGAAGGTATTGTTAAATTTTTAAAATCTTATGAAAAAAAAAATAAATAGATATAACGAAATTATAAATCTTGGATTACAACCTGTTTCTAATAGATATAATAAATCTCCAAATAAAGAATGCTTAAAAACAGATTTGATTTTAGAACAATCAAGTGAAACTGGAATTATTAAACTAAAAAATAGTAGAAATCCTATTATCTACAAACCATTAGTTAAATGGATTAAATATAATGAGCCAGAACCTCATCTTGATCAATTTGTTAACACTATATTAAAGAAATATTTTAATAATAAAAAAATAATTGTAGGTGGCATATCCTCAAAAGATGATTCTACGCTTAATCGATTTTTGAAGCTTGGTCATAAAATTTGGAGAATAGATGAAAAAAAAGATCTTAAAATAAGTTATGGATCTGGGATTGAAACTATTCAGCACTATTTGGCAAAGAATAGACTTATTCATCTCAATAAAAAGTATGACAAGGTAGATTTTTTAGTCGTAAGACATATTTGGGAACATGTTTATAATCAAAAAGAATTCAGCGACGTATTAAAAGGTTTGATCAAAAAAGATGGTATAATATTTATTGAAATTCCTGATTGCCGTAAATTACTAAAAAGTAAAGATATAACAATGATTTGGGAAGAGCATCTCTTTTATTATACTTCACAAACTATCATAACTTCTTTGAGACAAAATGGTTTAAGAGTAATAAGTAAAAAAATAATAAGCTATCCTACTGAAAACAGTATTTTATTATGTGTTAAACCGTATAAAAAAAAGAGAAGCTTAATTTCAAATCTTCATAATTTAAAAAAAGAGATAAGTCTTGGTGTCAATTATGGAAAACAATATCAAAAAAATAAAAAATATTTAAATAAACTCTTTTCAGTAATAACTAAAAAGAAAAAAGAGATTGTGTTATTTGGTGGTGGACATCTTTCATTAGCATTCATCGCATTTTATGATATTTATAAGTATATAAGTTTTATTGTTGATGATGATGTAAACAAGAAAGGAATGTTTATGCCAGGTAGCTCGATTCAAATAAAATCATCGAATGAACTTACCAATAAACAAAATATACTTTTACTACTTACAGTTAACTTAACCAGTGAAAAAAAATTAATAAAATTAATTAAAAAAAAATATGGTAACATTAAAATTAAATCAATATTTCCTCTCAGTACATATTCAATTTTTAAGAAATAAATTTTAAAATGATAAATTTTAAAGAGATCTTGAAAGATAATAAATGTGATATATGTGGTTCAAAATCTATCAAACCGGCATTAAGCTTTAGCCCTTCTCCCTTAGGTGACATTTATCTACCATCAGATAAAAAACACTTATCTAACAAGTTGTATCCATTAGACTTATATAATTGTGCTAAGTGTGGTTATTTATCTTTAATAGATAAAGTAAATCCAAAATTGAGTTACACAAATTATATTTATGAGAGCAAAACAACCGTAGGTCTTTTGACTCACTATGATAAATATGCAAAAGAAATATGTAAAAAATTAAGTCTATCAGAAAAAGACAAAATACTTGATGTTGGAAGTAATGACGGGTCAATGTTAAGTTCATTTAAAAAAGAAGGACTATTTACTTTAGGTGTAGAGCCTGCTTCGGAAATAGCTAAAATTGCAAATAATAGTGGATTTAAAACTATTAATGGATATTTGAACAGTAATACAAGTTCTTATATTTTAAAAAAATATGGGACATTTAATGTAATAACTGCAAATTATGTTTTTGCTAATATACTAGATGTAAATTCTTTTGTAAAAAATATATATAAATTACTCTCAAAAAATGGGAGCTTTGTAATACAGACTGGGTACCATCCAAAACAATTTAAAAAAAATATGTTTGATTACGTGTATCATGAACATTTTTCTTATTTTTCGTTAAATACATTAATATTCTTAATGTCTAAATATAAATTAAAGCTTGTTGATGTTGAAACCAATACTAAAAAAGGTGGTTCAATTAGGGTCATTTTTTCTAAAGATCAAAAAGCAAAAAAAAATAAGAAAAAAATTGATAAAGTCATAAATTATGAAAAAAAATTAAATATAAATAGTGATAAGTATTTTATGAACTTTGAAAAAAGATTGGTTAAACTTAAAACTAAATCACAAAATGAACTTGAAAAAATAAAATTTAAAAAAAAAACAATAGTAGGTTTAGGTGCATCTCATAGTGTTTCTACTCTAACACATCATTTTAAATTAAATAGATTTTTCGATTACTTAGTAGATGATAACAAAAAGAAACATGGGCTTTATTCACCAGGTTCAAATTTAATTGTTCGTCCAGTAAAATTTGGAAAAAAAATACCTAATTACATTTATGTTCTGGCATGGCAACATCAAAAAACAATATTAAAAAAATATCAATATTTAAAAAAAAGAGGGATTAAGTTTATTATTCCATTGCCAAAGTTTAAAATTATATAAATAATTATTCCCAAATTGTATCATTGTCTTTGAAAGGTCCATTATTTACCTCTAGAAAAATGCAATAATCAGATTTACTCTCGACAATTCTAAATTCATTAGGTTTCAATCTATATGATTTTGATAATGTTTCATTTTCAAATGTTTCTGATCCTAGAATAACTTTTTTGTTTTTATCTTTATTTGAAATCTCAAGCAAACCATCAATAATATGATAACTGATTGATTCTTTATTTTGTTTTAGTGGACCAACAGAGGATGGACAGGAATGAAACATGTACATTTCATGCAAATTTGAATCATCATCTTTGTGAAGACATATTCTGCTTACTTTAATATTTCTTATTTGTGATAGAAAAAGAAAAAAATAAAGATGCTTTTTAGAAACATTAAAAATATTATTTTTAGAATAGTATACTCTCTCGTTTTTTTTAACTATATTAAGTTGATTTATTATATTTTTTTCAATTAAATTTTCATATTTTTTATTAAAATCTCTAAATTTTTTTGAAAGATAATTGCTAATTTTGAATAAATTTTCATAAATAGCTGGAACAATATCGAGATGCACTAATTCATCTATACTAAACCAGTTATATTCTATACCTTCATTAAGTTTAAATTTATTATTTTCGTCTTCTTTACTTATAAAAATTGGAAAATAATGAAGATCAATTGATTTCCACTTACTCTGAAAAATTTCGCTTTCAATTAATTTTGGAGAGTATTCAATTTCTTCAATCAATTCTCGTCTGAGAGCTTCATGAAAATTTTCTCCAACTTCAACCTCTCCCCCAAAAAAATTCCAATGAAGAGGGTATGGAATTTCAGGGTTATTATCTCTTTTTTGAAGCAGCAATTTTTTGTCTGATCTATATATTATGGCTTTAACTGCATGGAAAGATTTTTTACTGGTATTATTCAAAGTAGATAAATTCATAATCACCTTTATATCCAAAATGTTCAAATAACCATATCCATGAGTCTTTATTAAAAAAAGATTCACATGTGAGGGCCCAGCATTGTAAATTAAATTGTTCTTTTTCGTTTCTATAACTTTCGACAGCTATATATTTGTTTTTACCTACTCTCTCAATTTCTGTAATAGCAGTTTTTAAGTCAGGTATTTGAAGATTGTGCAAGGCATTTATAGATATGACTAGGTCAAATTCATTATCTTTAAAAGGAAGAGTTTTTTTCAAATTATGAATGAAAAAATTATTCTTAAATATTTCAGGAGCCTCTTTAAGAGCATGCTTAGAAATATCTATTCCAACTATATTTATTGATGGTAATTGTTTTTTTATCTCTAAAAGCAAAAATCCTTTACCACATCCTGCATCTAAAATTCTAGAATTATCTTTTAAGTTATAATCAGTTATTATTTGCTTAGCAAGACTGCTCCATCTTCCTTTTATATATTTATAGCCTCCATAACCATATCTTCTATCACCATCCCAATAATTAAATTCATATTTCTTAGCTTCAATCATACATGAAACCTTATCATCATTCATCCTTTCCAGATATTCACGTTTAGTAGATTTATGAAGTGCAGTTATATAATCTTTTAATCGTCCCATTCCTTTAAAATTTTTCCAAACAGTTAGGTAATACTTCTTTTATACTCCAAATATCTTCAATTATTTGAATATCATCTTTATTATTAAAAATCCTATTTTCTAGAGCAAAGTAAATTTTTTTTTTATTTTTAATGGCAATTTTATAAATTTTTTCTCTTTGACTAGTATCATTTGGTAATTGAAACAAACTATAAAGAATTATATCCTCTTTATTAATTTCATTAATTATTTTAAAAAGAACTTTTGATGAGTTCTTCATTGCATATTCAGTTGC is part of the Candidatus Pelagibacter sp. HTCC7211 genome and harbors:
- a CDS encoding SIS domain-containing protein, translated to MKKNYFTNYLNKFSKIHLNYDNKNFLKIVEILKKIKKDKKKVIIVGNGGSAAIASHVTVDLTKMCKIRAINFNEADLLTCFSNDYGYENWVKKALSSYADKGDLLICISSSGESKNIINGANFAKKIGCKVITLTGFDGKNKVRKIGNINLWLNSKNYNIIEMTHHIWLLSIVDFIAKAKF
- a CDS encoding SDR family oxidoreductase; amino-acid sequence: MKFKIKNKTALIIGASKNIGRSISVALAKEKVALIMVARSRDKLTKLKKEVDKYSKNNSIIKIDLSIKSNINKLINKVNKNHKKIDIIIHNLGGSLSIKDPFASSVKWSKVWNINLGYAIDINNFFIPKMALNKWGRVIHISSAITTSFDGYSPYASAKCALEGYIKSVSKVVSRNNVIISGIAPGLIDKEEGYFNYLKNNNILKLNEYYQNKLPIHRMCTPAEVANTVKFLCSDLSSYLPGVIIKQDGVGN
- a CDS encoding sporadic carbohydrate cluster 2OG-Fe(II) oxygenase, with amino-acid sequence MTNKSKLSFHNGFEIYESNNIKLLTKLRTDIYFEMKKIFKLSEKNPEKGLNHFHKAVGNLSSKDLNAKRKKLINTVTKKINFGEIIFKAFEKYLVNNLGPDIIVQKNCNIVIQMPNDPNPSEIHRDAPLNSAYEIVAWIPLVDCYKSKAMYILDYPSTKKALKFLKKNTKDWKKFEIYSKKIKSNPEVKFGQGLFFSSCLIHGSDINVEKETRISLNIRFKSLFSPAGKKNQLQYFKSLKLSNISNIGIDFESGNLFD
- a CDS encoding TIGR04372 family glycosyltransferase; translation: MINKRIIGILKYELDLFLTLPLSLPFLFFLIVIYPFIKIKVGFLRSDRIGHFTLDTELYLLEKKKKKIKSIDLFYLGRKNVCNKTLERLWREELTIFPRFILRPLCLQIRYFKFLKFLRCGNTLCGQRDILNLLDQYPATIKLNNYDLINGEKERARIGLPKKAKFVCLIVRDSSYLEKLYGKKISIHDYRDADINDFVNACEALTKLGYYVIRMGAVVKKPIDTNNKMIIDYAYNNLRTDFMDIYLGSQCEFCLTTGTGFDGITLMFRKPNIYVNIAPLFDLRMECSSLLSIPCHYYSKKLSRRLTISEITNSESAVYLKSKNFKDAGIELMQNSADEIEKLAIEAAKRNIKEWKDKEGDKLNEKFIKIFPSKKIFNSKLYHGEIKGRIGSDFLKKNQWWLN
- a CDS encoding nucleotidyltransferase family protein produces the protein MKAILLCAGKGMRLRPYTNNTPKCLMPIKGIPLLEIWLDKLSNAGISDFLINTHYLSEKVNDYINTSKYKKSIKVVYEKELLGTAGTLLNNISFFDEQDGFFIHADNYTLDDLKDFINFHINRPKSCQLSMMTFETDTPSTCGIIKKNNKNIVTKFYEKMNKNYGNEANSAVYILSKEFLKIFFEKFPESYDFSKEVLGSMENKIAAYKTDKLFIDIGTVKNYNLVK
- a CDS encoding PfkB family carbohydrate kinase; amino-acid sequence: MVNKTIFISGAFNVLHPGHIRLLRFAKDMNGKLIVGVLSDRNAGKAAYINENLRLEGISSNNLVDKAVIIDEPIEDFIKKLKPDIIVKGKEHEQKFNVEKEILEEFNGQLLFGSGENLLSSMDLIRKEIKNDSNEDFLMHHDYLKRHNIKVERLTNLLNTFSSVKVSVIGDLIIDEYINCETLGMSQEDPSLVVTPVDSSKYIGGAGIVAAHAAGLGASSSIFTVSGDDENKNFAEKTLSRQGVHSNIIVDYNRITTLKKRFRNKNKTLLKVSHLKQNSISDKFINILISKIEKQLESSNLLIFSDFNYGVLPQKVVDHITKLAISKKIKIVADSQSSSQFGDISRFRNMDLITPTENEARITLRNREDGLVVLADKIKEISKANNVLLKLGEEGLLIHSKNKVQDKLFTDQLNTFNTNAVDPAGAGDSLLVCSALALSCGANIFEAAYLGSVGAGIQVSRVGNIPLKTKEIQNKINNI
- a CDS encoding SDR family NAD(P)-dependent oxidoreductase; its protein translation is MKKNILIIGGGSGIGKKLLNIYKKTHNVIATYRYSKPKLNNKNVYKLDMSRLKEVKKFVKWLALKEIKIDYILLIAAQTGSNNRSSNIQDKTVFLKGLSSKQFESYLKINCINPVILFELLLQKKILKKECRAIFFSSLAGSISLRGQMAHNKVGGNMIYRISKSALNSAIKSISYDLSKTNMIIVALHPGWVRTKSGGFAADLSVAYSTKKIYELIFKLDRKHNGKFLNYDGKELKW